A genomic region of Exiguobacterium sp. Helios contains the following coding sequences:
- the addA gene encoding helicase-exonuclease AddAB subunit AddA has translation MSVQWTDEQQRAIDARGGHILVSAAAGSGKTAVLVERLTQRVINQEDPLTADRILVATFTNAAAKEMKTRVIEAIEAKIKDAPDDLYLKKQRQMMNRAQITTIHSFCLSILRENYYRIGLDPAFRIAEEAELLLLQDDVLEEVFENYYALADPAFYELIDSYTSDRDDQAMLTLISNLYRFSRSLPDPEAFYDHLIAQYDQPIDPDESSLLTRLFELEWERVAPVINRYMELSYRLRQAGYDEMADMLVQDVAPIRRINPEQDRWTTVALAFQAVEFGRWKGIRGDEEMKKFQTERTRLVGDLKKMRDLFVEKDGVDYLEDLRSQLGHVQMIVTLVRSFSAAYLEAKQQRGIVDFSDLEHFALAILEQDGEATDVARLLQERFIEVLVDEYQDTNEVQERILRLVSKSDEATGNLFMVGDVKQSIYKFRHAEPGLFLNKFKRFQQTEVGTRIDLTKNFRSRLEVLDGTNHIFRQVMDEAVGEIDYDEAAYLRLGNLGYVESTQVNPELLLVDQTDTNKEELEAQVIATRIIEMVNDENPYLVFDAKQKRFRKCEYRDIVVLVRSRGKRVQALVDVFEQYELPVYADTTGGYFQATEIQIMMALLKTIDNPLQDIPFASVLRSPIFGLTDRDLGRIRAKSKDGSFYEAATLVAKEQTPLGLRVGEALNQLQNWRTEARGKSLASLIRSLFDQTGYFEYVGCLNGGRSRQANLNALYERAHQYEASGYRGLYRFLRLIHRLVERGEDFSEARSLGEDEDVVRIMTIHQSKGLEFPVTIVSQLGKQFNKQDQIQAIQLHKTYGIALDAIDPVKRLRSGTLLKEVIRREMDREMKAEEMRVLYVAMTRAKEKLILVGAIKGLEDQLAKWQDQPFDELLLPELDRRNAKTYADWVAPAVLRNFLLNEQEQRWAFRVIAHDEIAPYQELTKMVEQLEHVRVLEKIDYAGDETLNAQIESAFAYHYPYQVATDTAAKQTVTELKRTEQLERAAFESTYRQSTYYRTPQFLGPTLTGAERGTVLHLAMQLYESGRPLEEQILDWQQAERISDLEARTMREAMPELTMFFASEIGQLFEQRLVTGDVYRELPFTYKIDSARFRTDWHGPSDQAVMQGIVDCLIHDGETYILLDYKSDQVFETIDGQDQAEMLRTRYATQLNLYQEALEAILDIQISRKLIYAFALQEVIEIY, from the coding sequence ATGAGTGTGCAGTGGACAGATGAACAGCAACGGGCAATTGATGCGAGAGGTGGACATATTTTAGTATCCGCTGCCGCCGGTTCAGGAAAAACAGCCGTACTCGTCGAACGGTTGACGCAACGTGTCATCAATCAGGAAGATCCGTTGACAGCCGACCGGATTCTTGTCGCGACGTTTACGAACGCAGCAGCTAAAGAGATGAAGACACGTGTCATCGAAGCAATCGAAGCAAAAATTAAAGATGCTCCAGATGACCTTTATTTAAAAAAACAACGGCAAATGATGAACCGTGCTCAAATCACGACGATCCATTCCTTTTGTTTATCGATTTTACGCGAAAACTATTACCGGATTGGTCTTGATCCAGCTTTTCGCATTGCGGAAGAAGCAGAGCTGTTGTTGCTGCAGGATGATGTTTTGGAAGAAGTGTTTGAGAACTACTATGCTTTAGCAGATCCGGCGTTTTATGAATTGATTGATAGTTACACATCAGACCGGGACGATCAAGCAATGTTGACCTTAATCTCGAACTTATATCGATTTTCTCGTTCACTCCCGGATCCGGAAGCATTTTATGACCACTTGATTGCGCAGTACGATCAACCGATTGATCCGGATGAGTCCAGTTTGTTGACACGATTATTTGAACTCGAATGGGAACGTGTCGCGCCGGTCATCAACCGGTATATGGAATTATCGTATCGTCTGCGACAAGCCGGATATGACGAGATGGCAGACATGTTGGTGCAGGACGTCGCACCGATCCGGCGGATTAATCCGGAACAGGACCGCTGGACGACCGTCGCCCTTGCTTTTCAGGCCGTCGAATTCGGCCGCTGGAAAGGAATCCGCGGAGACGAGGAAATGAAGAAATTCCAGACCGAACGGACGCGTCTCGTCGGTGATCTCAAAAAGATGCGTGATTTGTTCGTTGAGAAGGACGGGGTTGATTATCTGGAAGATTTACGTTCGCAACTGGGGCATGTCCAGATGATCGTCACGCTCGTTCGAAGTTTCTCGGCAGCCTATCTTGAAGCGAAGCAGCAGCGGGGCATCGTTGATTTTTCCGACCTTGAGCATTTTGCATTAGCCATCTTGGAACAGGACGGAGAGGCAACGGATGTCGCTCGTTTGCTCCAAGAACGCTTCATTGAAGTTTTAGTGGATGAATATCAGGATACAAACGAAGTGCAGGAACGGATTCTGCGGCTTGTTTCAAAATCAGATGAAGCAACCGGAAATCTGTTTATGGTTGGTGACGTAAAACAATCGATTTATAAATTCCGTCATGCCGAGCCCGGATTGTTTTTGAATAAGTTTAAACGATTCCAACAAACAGAAGTCGGGACACGAATTGATTTGACGAAAAATTTCCGAAGCCGTTTAGAAGTCTTGGATGGTACCAATCATATTTTCCGTCAAGTCATGGACGAAGCCGTCGGAGAAATTGATTATGATGAAGCAGCTTATTTGAGGCTAGGGAATCTCGGATATGTCGAATCAACCCAAGTCAATCCTGAATTGCTGTTAGTGGACCAGACAGACACGAATAAAGAAGAATTGGAAGCTCAAGTCATAGCGACACGCATCATCGAGATGGTGAATGATGAAAATCCCTACCTCGTATTTGATGCAAAACAAAAGCGTTTCCGTAAATGTGAATACCGTGATATCGTCGTCCTCGTACGTTCGAGAGGAAAACGGGTCCAGGCATTGGTCGACGTCTTTGAACAATACGAACTTCCTGTCTATGCGGATACGACGGGCGGTTATTTTCAAGCAACCGAGATTCAAATCATGATGGCGCTCTTGAAGACAATCGATAATCCGTTGCAGGATATCCCGTTTGCCAGTGTCTTGCGATCACCGATTTTTGGATTGACGGATCGGGATTTAGGACGGATTCGTGCTAAATCGAAAGACGGGTCATTCTACGAAGCAGCTACTCTTGTGGCGAAAGAACAAACACCGCTTGGTTTGCGTGTCGGTGAAGCGCTCAATCAGTTGCAAAACTGGCGCACGGAAGCACGCGGGAAGTCGCTTGCGAGCTTAATTCGTTCCTTGTTTGATCAAACCGGTTACTTTGAATACGTCGGTTGTCTGAACGGGGGACGGAGCCGGCAAGCGAATTTAAATGCTCTGTACGAACGAGCCCATCAGTATGAGGCCTCCGGTTATCGGGGATTGTATCGCTTCTTACGTTTGATTCATCGTTTAGTCGAACGCGGGGAAGATTTTTCAGAAGCCCGTTCGTTAGGGGAAGACGAAGATGTCGTCCGAATCATGACAATCCACCAATCAAAAGGACTGGAATTCCCGGTAACGATCGTCAGCCAGTTAGGTAAGCAGTTTAATAAACAGGATCAAATCCAAGCGATTCAACTGCATAAGACGTATGGCATTGCGCTGGATGCGATTGATCCCGTTAAACGCCTGCGTTCCGGAACACTTCTGAAAGAAGTCATCCGCCGGGAAATGGACCGTGAAATGAAAGCGGAAGAGATGCGTGTTCTTTATGTTGCAATGACACGGGCGAAAGAAAAGCTGATTCTTGTAGGGGCAATCAAAGGTCTGGAAGATCAGCTTGCCAAATGGCAGGATCAACCGTTCGATGAGCTTTTGTTGCCGGAACTGGATCGCCGAAATGCTAAGACCTATGCGGACTGGGTGGCACCAGCTGTCCTGCGTAATTTCCTACTGAACGAACAGGAACAACGCTGGGCATTCCGGGTCATTGCACATGACGAGATTGCTCCTTATCAAGAACTGACCAAGATGGTCGAGCAACTCGAACACGTCCGTGTCCTTGAGAAAATTGATTATGCGGGTGACGAGACGCTGAATGCGCAGATTGAATCTGCTTTTGCGTATCACTATCCGTATCAAGTCGCGACGGATACCGCTGCGAAACAAACCGTTACGGAGTTGAAGCGGACAGAACAACTCGAACGGGCTGCTTTTGAATCGACCTACCGGCAATCGACCTATTACCGGACACCCCAATTTTTAGGTCCGACATTAACGGGAGCCGAACGCGGAACAGTCTTGCATTTAGCGATGCAGTTGTACGAGTCCGGTCGTCCCCTTGAAGAGCAGATTCTCGACTGGCAACAGGCGGAACGCATTTCAGACTTGGAAGCCCGGACGATGCGGGAAGCTATGCCTGAATTGACGATGTTCTTTGCTTCAGAAATCGGACAATTATTTGAGCAGCGTCTTGTGACGGGAGATGTCTACCGTGAATTGCCGTTCACCTATAAGATTGATTCAGCCCGATTCCGGACAGACTGGCATGGTCCAAGTGATCAGGCCGTCATGCAGGGGATTGTCGACTGTCTGATTCACGACGGCGAAACATATATTCTGCTCGATTATAAATCGGACCAAGTTTTTGAAACGATTGACGGTCAGGATCAAGCAGAGATGTTGCGAACACGTTATGCAACACAGTTGAATTTATATCAAGAAGCGTTGGAAGCCATCTTAGACATTCAAATCAGCCGGAAATTAATTTATGCGTTTGCGCTCCAAGAAGTGATTGAAATTTACTGA
- a CDS encoding response regulator — translation MARILLAEDEDVLRMLVLDTLEDEGYTIDEATDGDEAYQKIMSQHYDLVLLDYMMPGMTGIEVIEKVRRHPDKQNLKIMMLTAKSQQSDRERAEEIGANYFFSKPFSPLELIDVVGGILSDHPVD, via the coding sequence ATGGCACGTATTTTATTAGCGGAAGACGAAGATGTGTTACGCATGTTGGTGCTCGATACATTAGAAGATGAAGGGTATACGATTGATGAAGCGACAGATGGTGATGAAGCCTATCAGAAAATCATGAGTCAGCATTATGATCTCGTTTTGCTCGATTATATGATGCCGGGAATGACGGGGATTGAAGTCATCGAAAAGGTACGACGTCATCCGGACAAACAAAATTTAAAAATCATGATGTTAACAGCAAAAAGCCAACAATCTGATCGGGAACGGGCAGAAGAAATTGGAGCGAATTATTTCTTTTCTAAACCGTTTAGTCCACTCGAATTGATTGATGTCGTAGGAGGAATATTGAGTGATCATCCAGTGGATTAA
- a CDS encoding ATP-binding protein: MIIQWINRKIGRQLMASFYIVLTTLMISSLIVYNYTDTKLQETRLKLEDIRERSARAGALWEEWQDLQFNMRGYALIGDQEIYQKMVNQRKTIDEQTRWFEENAIYQQGKDYARSSRELYAYYFESILPLIQSYVEAKESGTVTESFLEGKTLTSLPLGKELQANGRIKLDTSGNIDVLSEINKSELALGGYRDFLEDWSEKTSGQLEREIQTTQLIWLSNIIVLVGVLIFFVYPFIRKITAELLSLVKNSQRLAGGEDIKHVKVSGRKDEIGILALSFNQMASSISENKQHLLAKNEELQAQQEELQAQQEELQAQQQELEEALELTMRNEQHLQYRNDLTETLAAREALTAYPEIIEKLIAITDSEIGALVFVDEGSAYSIVTHGMTDELSERLLGSDLSLLKRAESLKKAVHSSKQVASDHPLPYPYYMYETAVPILDPASEEAIAFIYLVRYRDQFTNEQMRDIMSFSRQLSLSLLRMRLFDEMNREKTKTERILDSIREAVIYIEPGKDEVFVNRPLYDLFPELQYGATKNETLQGCLDTIHAVVDEPEVFARYMEGILRGEVPKDSLQFSIHQQVVFIQFYVETIEVEGIRKGTMLVLRDVTKETEMDRLKSELVSTVSHELRTPLSSIYGFTELMLNRKMDLSKQDKYLKTIHSETERLSNLVNDFLDVQRMEARIQSYQKGLLNLQPLLEETTQFYAASTTNHTITFHSLTDICPLIEADEEKMKQLMNNLLNNAVKYSPLGGNIEVVLEANRHHVQFAVRDEGIGIPKSALAKLFDKFYRVDNSDSRKIGGTGLGLAICKEIVEGHDGEITVESIEKQGSTFTVKLPTHVSEYAVISDGIDMSGK, encoded by the coding sequence GTGATCATCCAGTGGATTAATCGAAAAATCGGACGCCAGTTAATGGCCTCCTTTTATATCGTTTTAACGACACTTATGATTTCTTCACTGATTGTCTACAATTATACCGATACGAAATTACAAGAAACCCGATTGAAGCTAGAAGACATAAGAGAACGAAGTGCCCGTGCCGGCGCACTGTGGGAAGAATGGCAGGACCTGCAGTTTAACATGCGGGGCTATGCGCTGATTGGTGATCAGGAAATTTATCAGAAGATGGTCAATCAACGGAAAACCATTGATGAACAAACACGCTGGTTTGAAGAAAATGCAATTTATCAACAAGGAAAAGATTATGCACGTTCTTCACGTGAACTCTATGCGTACTACTTCGAGTCGATTTTGCCGTTGATCCAATCGTATGTGGAAGCGAAGGAATCCGGAACGGTCACGGAATCTTTTTTGGAAGGGAAGACACTAACTTCCTTACCGCTCGGAAAAGAGTTGCAGGCGAATGGACGAATCAAGCTAGACACTTCTGGAAACATTGATGTCTTGTCGGAAATCAATAAAAGTGAGTTAGCACTTGGCGGATATCGAGACTTTTTAGAAGACTGGTCAGAAAAAACAAGCGGACAGTTGGAGCGGGAAATTCAGACGACTCAACTGATTTGGCTGTCGAACATCATCGTATTAGTCGGTGTATTGATCTTCTTCGTTTATCCGTTCATTCGTAAAATTACAGCAGAGTTGTTATCACTCGTCAAAAATAGCCAACGTCTAGCCGGTGGTGAAGACATCAAACATGTCAAAGTTTCTGGACGGAAAGATGAGATTGGAATTTTAGCTTTGTCCTTCAATCAAATGGCGAGCTCGATTTCCGAAAATAAACAACATCTTTTAGCCAAAAACGAAGAATTGCAGGCACAGCAGGAAGAACTGCAGGCGCAACAGGAAGAATTGCAGGCGCAGCAGCAGGAACTGGAGGAAGCACTCGAGTTGACGATGCGCAACGAACAACACCTGCAATACCGTAATGATTTGACTGAAACGCTGGCAGCAAGGGAAGCGTTGACGGCTTATCCGGAAATCATTGAAAAGTTAATTGCCATCACGGATTCGGAAATCGGAGCGCTTGTCTTCGTCGATGAAGGATCTGCCTACTCGATTGTGACACACGGGATGACAGATGAACTTTCGGAGCGGTTGTTAGGAAGCGATCTTTCTTTATTGAAACGGGCTGAGTCATTGAAAAAAGCTGTCCATTCCTCTAAACAGGTCGCAAGTGATCATCCGTTACCGTATCCATACTATATGTATGAGACGGCAGTCCCGATTCTCGATCCGGCGTCGGAAGAAGCAATCGCGTTCATTTATCTGGTTCGTTACCGGGACCAGTTTACGAATGAACAGATGCGTGACATCATGTCATTTTCACGTCAGCTGTCTCTGTCGTTGCTCCGCATGCGGTTATTTGATGAAATGAACCGTGAGAAGACGAAAACAGAACGGATTCTGGACTCAATTCGTGAAGCCGTCATCTATATCGAACCGGGAAAAGACGAAGTATTCGTCAATCGTCCTTTGTATGATCTGTTTCCAGAACTTCAATATGGAGCGACAAAAAACGAAACCCTTCAAGGGTGTCTCGATACCATTCATGCTGTCGTGGATGAACCGGAAGTGTTTGCACGCTATATGGAAGGTATCTTACGAGGCGAAGTTCCAAAAGACAGTCTCCAGTTTTCAATCCATCAACAAGTCGTCTTTATTCAGTTTTATGTAGAAACGATTGAAGTCGAAGGAATTCGAAAAGGAACGATGCTCGTCTTGCGTGATGTGACGAAGGAAACAGAGATGGACCGTCTGAAATCGGAGTTGGTCTCGACTGTCTCCCACGAATTACGGACTCCGTTATCTTCCATCTATGGTTTTACGGAACTGATGTTGAACCGGAAGATGGATCTTTCAAAACAAGACAAGTATTTAAAAACCATCCATTCAGAAACGGAACGTTTGTCGAATCTCGTCAATGATTTTCTTGATGTTCAACGGATGGAAGCGAGAATTCAATCCTATCAAAAAGGATTACTTAATCTACAACCGCTTTTAGAAGAAACGACTCAATTCTATGCGGCGTCGACAACAAACCATACGATCACCTTCCATTCCTTAACAGACATTTGTCCGCTGATTGAAGCGGATGAGGAAAAAATGAAGCAGTTGATGAATAATCTATTGAACAATGCCGTCAAGTACTCTCCGTTAGGCGGTAATATCGAAGTCGTATTGGAAGCAAATCGACACCATGTCCAGTTTGCCGTACGAGACGAAGGAATCGGAATTCCGAAATCGGCTTTGGCGAAGTTATTCGACAAATTTTATCGGGTGGATAATTCAGACAGCCGGAAAATTGGCGGGACAGGTCTGGGTCTTGCAATTTGTAAGGAAATCGTCGAAGGACATGACGGAGAGATTACGGTCGAGTCGATTGAAAAGCAGGGCAGCACGTTTACTGTGAAGCTACCGACACACGTCTCGGAATACGCCGTTATTTCTGACGGAATTGATATGTCAGGAAAATAA
- a CDS encoding DUF1516 family protein, whose translation MPITAFVHTHVLLWVLLLVTFFVAFSMYKNGKSAAKGVHMAFRLLLLLTFATGLYLYIKIMGMSANPDGLYHAKITAGLLVLILGELTLVRLKKGKSYSGFLLGFGVLVLVTIFLGYSLPYGMQFF comes from the coding sequence ATGCCGATTACTGCATTTGTACACACACACGTTTTATTATGGGTTTTACTGCTCGTTACATTTTTTGTTGCATTCTCGATGTACAAAAATGGAAAAAGTGCTGCCAAAGGTGTTCACATGGCGTTTCGTCTCTTGTTGCTCTTGACGTTTGCGACCGGACTTTATCTTTACATCAAAATCATGGGTATGTCCGCTAATCCGGATGGTTTGTATCACGCCAAGATTACAGCAGGTCTCCTCGTCTTGATTTTGGGTGAGTTGACACTCGTTCGTTTGAAAAAAGGAAAATCTTATTCTGGTTTCTTACTTGGATTTGGAGTGCTGGTTCTCGTAACAATTTTCCTTGGTTACTCGTTACCATACGGCATGCAATTCTTCTAA
- the addB gene encoding helicase-exonuclease AddAB subunit AddB has protein sequence MNYMHLGRAGTGKTTTLIEQVIDRLAEQPLGPSIYFIVPDQMSFEMERRIATDPRLSGLVRMEVMSLRRFAFHIIRDHGNQAIPFLDETGTQLLLRQVVEEAEEELKIFKRTKNMPGFYKGLDELIASFKRSLVNPDMLRQISSASPERSPKLNDLALIYERFTERISNKALHADDYFTTLIELLPKADLSDVSVFVDGFYEFSLQEQQVLLRLMELTKEMHLSFTLDVEDVYAKQSEFGVSQRCYMQLIEQMKERQIAHEDIYYTQTVKFQTTGLQMLEQALLLPGYPATDDEVNGLTLSAAVNRQVEAEAAVRKVIQLVRHEGYRFKDIAFLVRHLEPYADHLERAFQLYDIPYFLDQRESMVHHPIVELVHAVLEIVMTGYREESIFRLLKTELIPLPAEDSRLALDRLETFVLERGIKGSMWKKTWQLKRRLADEISLTDAELQEEQELNEWRQFLVEAIEPLEKRFKASKTMSEYTRALYRFLEEHHLTDRLTVWKQQALEVNELSKAREHDQVYEAVLHLFEQLEAAAPEATLTTELFVQMVETGLESLRFSLVPPSLDQVIATDYVRGRLQQVKVVFLLGANDGLIPLVEDQSKLLSEGDHDFLHDQGIPVGKASLDVFDDELYYLYQGVTAPSEALHISYALVDEDGKALQPASIIKQIKHQLLQDRPVKTSFAEAGDHAPDDQLQFVTSPERAAAAAAIELRRLQRRYPIQPSWFDVYNRLLENGRGRERMALFSSALFYQNHAEPLPDDLARNLYGDTIKASVSRFETYNACSYKHFARYGLRLKERKLYKFEAPDIGNLFHGALNDLSMNIKASGKRWRELDDQSCSNLAKEAVEKVTPEIQNAILMSSNRFGYIKKKLTDVVEQTAKMLVKQAERSEFEPDLFEISFGNAMFPPLRFTLPDGTEIEFTGRIDRVDQATIGDQLYVRVVDYKSSAKELDFAEIYYGLAIQMLLYLKTVVEQSEVLFNQQAKPAGALYFHVKNPMMRGDLSADEIERNRLLLESYQMQGIIVENDEVLRAMDQIAYDERQKSPLVKVTFTKTGLHKSHTKGVVKEEELTALMDHAWDELKTSSQSMYAGDIAIDPFDYQERIPCTFCEYRSVCQFDQSLGNDYRQLKPLSEKEVLERLKEETE, from the coding sequence ATGAATTACATGCATTTAGGTCGTGCCGGTACAGGCAAGACGACAACATTAATTGAGCAGGTAATTGACCGGTTAGCTGAGCAACCGCTTGGTCCATCCATCTATTTCATCGTACCGGATCAGATGTCTTTTGAGATGGAACGTCGTATCGCGACGGATCCCCGGCTGTCGGGTCTTGTCCGGATGGAAGTCATGAGTTTACGCCGGTTTGCTTTCCATATCATCCGGGATCATGGAAACCAGGCGATTCCCTTTTTAGACGAGACCGGGACACAGTTGTTACTGCGTCAAGTTGTCGAAGAAGCGGAAGAAGAATTGAAGATTTTTAAACGGACGAAAAATATGCCCGGCTTCTACAAAGGATTGGACGAATTGATTGCCTCGTTTAAACGTTCTTTGGTAAATCCGGATATGTTGCGTCAAATCAGCAGTGCATCTCCCGAACGTTCACCGAAATTAAATGATTTAGCGCTGATTTACGAGCGCTTTACTGAACGAATCTCAAATAAGGCGCTTCATGCGGACGATTATTTCACGACATTGATTGAGCTGTTACCGAAAGCTGATTTAAGTGACGTTTCAGTCTTCGTTGATGGATTTTATGAATTTTCGTTACAGGAACAACAGGTCTTACTGCGATTGATGGAATTGACGAAAGAGATGCATCTTAGTTTTACACTGGATGTCGAAGACGTCTATGCGAAACAGTCTGAGTTTGGTGTGTCACAACGCTGCTATATGCAGTTGATCGAACAGATGAAAGAACGACAGATTGCGCATGAAGACATCTATTACACACAGACCGTTAAATTTCAGACCACAGGGTTACAGATGCTTGAACAAGCGTTACTGTTGCCCGGATACCCGGCGACGGATGACGAAGTGAACGGGTTGACGCTTTCTGCCGCAGTTAATCGTCAAGTTGAAGCAGAAGCGGCTGTCAGAAAGGTGATTCAACTGGTACGCCATGAAGGGTATCGGTTCAAGGACATCGCGTTTCTTGTCCGCCACCTTGAACCGTACGCCGATCATTTAGAACGTGCTTTTCAACTGTATGACATTCCGTACTTCCTGGATCAACGGGAATCGATGGTCCATCATCCGATTGTCGAATTAGTCCATGCCGTCCTTGAAATCGTCATGACGGGATATCGGGAAGAATCTATTTTTCGTCTGCTGAAAACAGAGCTGATTCCACTTCCGGCAGAGGATTCACGATTAGCACTTGATCGTCTGGAAACATTTGTCCTGGAGCGGGGAATCAAAGGTTCGATGTGGAAAAAAACTTGGCAATTGAAGCGACGTCTAGCTGATGAAATCAGTTTAACGGATGCTGAGTTACAAGAAGAACAGGAACTGAACGAATGGCGTCAATTCCTGGTCGAAGCCATTGAACCACTGGAGAAGCGATTCAAAGCATCTAAGACGATGAGTGAATACACACGGGCGTTATACCGTTTCTTGGAAGAACATCATTTGACGGACCGGTTAACGGTTTGGAAGCAACAAGCACTCGAAGTCAATGAACTCAGCAAAGCACGAGAACATGATCAGGTGTACGAAGCGGTACTGCATCTCTTTGAACAGTTGGAAGCTGCGGCACCGGAAGCCACATTGACGACAGAACTATTCGTCCAAATGGTCGAGACTGGACTTGAAAGTCTCCGCTTCTCCCTTGTTCCGCCTTCGCTCGATCAAGTGATTGCGACGGATTACGTCCGGGGACGTTTACAACAGGTGAAAGTGGTCTTTTTACTCGGGGCCAATGACGGATTGATTCCACTCGTGGAAGACCAGTCTAAATTGCTGTCAGAAGGAGATCATGACTTCCTCCACGATCAAGGCATTCCGGTCGGTAAAGCCTCTTTGGACGTATTTGACGACGAATTGTATTACCTCTATCAAGGGGTGACAGCGCCAAGTGAAGCGTTGCATATCAGTTATGCGCTGGTTGACGAGGACGGCAAAGCCCTTCAGCCGGCATCCATCATCAAGCAGATCAAACATCAACTGTTGCAGGATCGCCCTGTGAAAACATCCTTTGCAGAAGCCGGTGATCATGCACCGGATGATCAACTTCAGTTCGTGACGAGTCCGGAACGGGCGGCAGCGGCAGCGGCAATCGAGTTGAGACGGCTGCAACGTCGTTATCCGATCCAACCGTCCTGGTTTGATGTGTACAATCGTTTGCTCGAAAACGGTCGGGGCCGCGAACGAATGGCGCTGTTTTCCAGTGCCTTGTTTTATCAAAATCATGCAGAGCCGTTACCGGATGATTTGGCGCGTAACCTGTATGGTGACACCATCAAAGCCAGCGTCTCCCGGTTTGAGACGTACAATGCTTGTTCTTATAAACACTTTGCCCGGTATGGATTGCGGTTAAAAGAACGGAAATTATATAAATTCGAAGCGCCGGACATCGGGAACCTATTCCACGGAGCACTCAATGATTTATCGATGAATATCAAAGCCTCGGGAAAACGCTGGCGTGAACTGGATGACCAATCGTGCAGTAATCTCGCGAAAGAAGCCGTCGAGAAGGTGACACCGGAAATTCAAAATGCGATTTTGATGAGTTCGAACCGTTTTGGATACATCAAGAAAAAATTAACGGACGTCGTCGAGCAAACTGCAAAAATGCTCGTCAAACAAGCGGAACGTTCTGAATTCGAACCTGATTTATTTGAAATCAGTTTTGGGAACGCCATGTTTCCACCACTTCGCTTCACATTACCGGATGGTACCGAAATCGAATTCACCGGTCGAATTGACCGGGTGGATCAAGCGACAATTGGCGATCAATTGTACGTCCGGGTCGTCGACTATAAATCGAGTGCTAAAGAGTTGGATTTTGCCGAAATCTATTATGGTTTGGCGATTCAAATGCTGTTGTATCTAAAAACAGTCGTTGAACAGTCGGAAGTTCTGTTTAATCAGCAGGCAAAACCGGCCGGTGCCTTGTATTTCCACGTCAAAAACCCAATGATGCGTGGAGATTTATCGGCGGATGAAATCGAAAGGAACCGGTTGTTGCTCGAATCGTATCAAATGCAAGGCATCATCGTTGAAAATGATGAAGTATTACGGGCAATGGATCAGATTGCGTACGATGAACGTCAAAAGTCACCGCTCGTCAAAGTGACATTCACGAAAACCGGTCTTCATAAGTCGCACACGAAAGGTGTCGTCAAAGAAGAAGAATTGACGGCACTGATGGATCACGCCTGGGATGAATTGAAGACGAGCAGCCAATCGATGTATGCAGGAGATATTGCGATTGATCCGTTTGATTACCAGGAACGGATACCTTGTACATTTTGTGAGTACCGTTCCGTCTGCCAGTTTGATCAATCTCTCGGAAACGACTACCGGCAATTGAAACCGTTGTCGGAAAAAGAAGTCTTGGAACGGTTGAAGGAGGAGACGGAATGA